One Microbacterium trichothecenolyticum DNA window includes the following coding sequences:
- a CDS encoding sigma-70 family RNA polymerase sigma factor: MRDDHAQLTALYDAHAVPVWRYVVSLTGDHAGADDVVQETLLRAWRTPRVMSDEPASLRSWMYTVARNIVIDEARSARRRHELPVDELPERVRDDDTDAKFDALLVEEALATLTPDHRAVIVSAYYGGRSVAQAAEELGIPAGTVKSRLHYAVRALRLALQERGVTR, translated from the coding sequence GTGAGAGACGATCACGCGCAGCTGACGGCGCTGTACGACGCGCACGCCGTCCCCGTCTGGCGGTACGTGGTCAGTCTCACGGGCGATCACGCCGGTGCTGACGACGTCGTGCAGGAGACCCTGCTGCGCGCGTGGCGGACACCGCGGGTGATGAGCGATGAGCCCGCATCGCTGCGGTCGTGGATGTACACCGTGGCCCGCAACATCGTCATCGACGAGGCGCGCAGCGCCCGCCGGCGGCACGAGCTCCCGGTCGACGAGCTGCCCGAACGGGTGCGCGACGACGACACGGATGCCAAGTTCGACGCGCTCCTCGTGGAAGAAGCGCTCGCGACCCTCACTCCCGACCATCGCGCCGTCATCGTCAGCGCCTACTACGGGGGGCGCAGCGTCGCGCAGGCCGCCGAAGAGCTCGGCATCCCGGCCGGCACGGTGAAGTCGCGTCTGCACTACGCGGTGCGAGCACTGCGGCTCGCGCTGCAGGAGAGAGGGGTGACCCGATGA